A segment of the Deltaproteobacteria bacterium genome:
AGATGAACGCTCGCGGTGACACGATGCGCGGTCGGTGCCGGCGCCCAATCCTGGGCTGCAACGCGCCGGCCGGCCAGAAAAACGTCGGAGATGGCAAAGGAGGTCAGGTCGTCGAGCAGCAAAAAATCCGCCCTGTATCCCGGCGCGACCGCTCCGCGCCGATGCAGACCGAAATAGCGGGCCGTGTTGATGGAGGCCATCTGGATGGCCCGCACCGGAGCAAGCCCCCGGGACATGGCCAGACGCACGGTGTGATCGAGATGACCCTGACGGAGCAAGTCGTCGCAATGCCGGTCATCCGTGACCAGGGAGCAGTTTTGGCTGTTGAAATCGCTGACCACGGGCAAAAGATCGACCAGATTTTTCTCCGAACTGCCCTCGCGGATCATGAGATGCACGCCCGCGCGCAGCTTTTCCCGGGCTTCTTCCAGATGGCAACTCTCATGGTCCGAGGCCGGGCCGGCCAAAACATAGGCGTTTAGATCCTTGCCGCCCAAGCCGGGCGCGTGCCCGTCCACGGGGCGAAGGCCGGCGGCCTCGATCTTGGCCAAAACCGCCGGGTCCTGGAACAGCACGCCGGGATAGTTCATCATTTCTGCCAGACCCAAAATGCGGCGCGGATGCCGGGCCAGCATGGTCCGGATGTCCTCGGCGGAAATCACGGCCCCGGACGTTTCCAGATGCGTGGCCGGCACACAGGACGGCATCATGCAATACATTTCCAACGGCAGGTCGCGGGTTATGTCCAGCAGCCACTCGATCCCGGCCAGACCCAGGACATTGGCCAGCTCGTGCGGATCGCAGACGACCACGGCCGTGCCGTGCGCCGCCACCACACGGGCAAAGCGGACCGGATCGAGCAAGGTCGATTCGACATGGATATGCCCTTCCACCAGACCGGGACACAGATACCGCCCTCGGGCATCGATCACCTCGTGGGCCGCGTAGTCGCCGCAACCGAGAACAATCCCGTTTTTGACAGCCACGTTGGCCGGATGAATTTCTCCGGACAAAACATTGACCAACTTGCAGTCCCGAACCAGCAGGTCCGCTGGTTCCTGCCCCCGGGCAGCCCGAATCAAAGCGCCATCCATCATGTATCCTCCCGGCGGGTCGCCCGCCATCACGCAACCGATCGGGGTTGGGTTTTCCAACGCCGATGCATCCAAAACCACTGTTCCGGATAGGAGCGCACGATCCGCTCCACCGCGTCCGTATAGAAGCGGCAGATGGCGGTGATGCGTTCCTGCCGGGGACCTTCCAGGGCAGCCGTGTCCAGGGGATCGAAAACAACGACCCGGACCCTGCCGCCGGGAAGACGAATGGGGAAAATGGGCCAGACCTCGGCCTTGGTCCGTAGCGCCAGGATGGCCGGGCCCTTGTTGACCGCCGCGATTTCGCCAAGAAAGGGCAGGAATTCGGCCTCGGCGTGGCGACAATTATGATCCACCAAAAAACCCGCCCGGCCGCCCTTGCGCAAATGCGGCAAGGTCTGGGCGGAGGCGTCCCGATGCGGCACGATCCGCATGCCGGGTTGTGAGCGCATGTGCATGATCACGGCGGCCAGGGCCTTGTCCTTGGGCAGACGCACCACGCCCTGGCAATCCGGCGTGCCCGGAAAAAGCGACATCAACCCGACCAGGAGTTCCCAGCAA
Coding sequences within it:
- a CDS encoding adenine deaminase; the encoded protein is MMDGALIRAARGQEPADLLVRDCKLVNVLSGEIHPANVAVKNGIVLGCGDYAAHEVIDARGRYLCPGLVEGHIHVESTLLDPVRFARVVAAHGTAVVVCDPHELANVLGLAGIEWLLDITRDLPLEMYCMMPSCVPATHLETSGAVISAEDIRTMLARHPRRILGLAEMMNYPGVLFQDPAVLAKIEAAGLRPVDGHAPGLGGKDLNAYVLAGPASDHESCHLEEAREKLRAGVHLMIREGSSEKNLVDLLPVVSDFNSQNCSLVTDDRHCDDLLRQGHLDHTVRLAMSRGLAPVRAIQMASINTARYFGLHRRGAVAPGYRADFLLLDDLTSFAISDVFLAGRRVAAQDWAPAPTAHRVTASVHL